The Haloprofundus salinisoli region TCGACACCGTCCGGTTCGTCGAGAACTCCTCGGTGATGTTCGACGAGATGATCGGGCTTCGACTGGGCCTCGTGCCGCTGACGACGCCCCTCGACGACTTCGAGGTCGGCGACGAAGTGACGCTGGCGCTCGACGTCGAAGGTCCGGCGACGGCGTACTCCGGCGACATCGAGACCAGCGACGAGCTGGTCAAGCCCGCCGACGAGAACATCCCCATCATCGAACTGAAAGAGGGCCAGCGCCTCGAGTTCGAGGCCGACGCGGCTCTCGACACCGGCAAGTCACACGCCAAACACCAGGGCGGCGTGGCCGTCGGCTACCGACACCTCCAGCGGGTGGCGGTCGTCGGCGACGCCGGCGAGTTCGACGAGGCGGAGCCGAACATCCTCCGGGGCGTCATCGAGACGGAGGAGGGCGAGCTCGTCGCCACCGACGAGTTCGACAACGACCTCACCAACCGCTACCCCGGCAAGGAAGTCGAGGTGACGGACGTCCCCGGCGCGTTCGTCTTCCACGTGGAGACGGACGGCTCGTTCAGCGCCGACGAACTACTGCTTCGCGCCATCGACTCCATCGACCGGCGCGCGGCGGAACTCGAAGACGCAGTCGCAGTCTAACGCAACACAGTACAGATGACCCCCTCAGCCACGCACCGACGTTCGCTTCGGCCGCTTCGGCGACGCCACTGCTCCGGTGGCGTCTCGGAGGCCCGACGAACGGCGGTGCTGTCGGCAGACGCGACGACGACCTCCGGGTCGGCGGCGTGTCGGACCGAAAGTGGTTTGAAGGGGCGGAGAGAACACCAAATCGCGTGCAGGGATAGCCAAGTTTGGCCAACGGCGCAGCGTTCAGGGCGCTGTCTCATAGGAGTCCGCAGGTTCAAATCCTGCTCCCTGCACTCCCCTTCTCAGGAGGTTACTTCATCATGAGTAGCAAGACGAATCCGAGACTCACGAGTCTCATCGCCGAGCTAAAGGCGGTTTCGCGCGACTCAGACGCCGCAGTCTGGCGTGACGTCGCAGACCGCCTCGAAAAGCCCCGGCGCACCCACGCGGAGGTCAACCTCGGCCGCATCGAGCGGTACGCGCAGGAAGACGAAACCGTGGTCGTCCCCGGCAAGGTGCTGGGGAGTGGTGTGCTGCAGAAAAACGTCACCGTCGCAGCCGTCGACTTCTCGGGCACCGCCCGCAAGAAGATCGAGCAGGTCGGTGACGTGCTGACGCTTGAACAAGTCGCAGAACAGAACCCCGAAGGATCCAACGTCCGGGTGATTCGATGAGTTACGCCGAGTTCGAAGCCGACGTGATCGTCGACGCCCGCGACTGCATCATGGGCCGCGTCGCCAGCGAGGTGGCCCAGCGCGCGCTCGACGGCGAGCGCGTCGCGGTCATCAACGCCGAGCGCGCGGTCATCACCGGCAGCGACGAGGACGTGATGGGCGTCTACCGGAAGCGCTCGGAGGTCGGCTCCGACCGCGGTCCGTACTACCCGAAGCGCCCCGACCGGATCTTCAAGCGCGCCATCCGCGGCATGCTCCCGTACAAGACGCCACGCGGCCGCGAAGCGTTCGAGAACGTCCGCGTCTACCTCGACAACCCGTACGACGAGGACGGCGAAGTGCTCGACGGCACGTCGCTGGACCGACTCTCGAACATCAAGTTCATCTCCCTCGGAGAGATCTCCGAAAAACTGGGTGCTAACGTCACATGGTAACCAACACGAGCGGTAAGAAGAAGACGGCCGTCGCCCGCGCCACCGTGCGCGAGGGCGAGGGTCGCGTACGAATCAACTCCCGGCCCGTCGAACTGGTCGACCCCGAGGTCGCGCGCCTGAAGATGTTGGAACCGTTCCGCATCGCCGGCGACGAGCTCCGCGACGACGTCGACATCGACGTGCGCGTCAACGGCGGCGGCTTCAGCGGGCAGGCGGACGCCACCCGCACCGCCATCGCCCGCGGGCTGGTGCAGTACTTCAACGACGCCGAACTCCGCGACGCGTACATGGAGTTCGACCGGTCGCTGCTCGTCAACGACGTCCGGCAGTCCGAGTCCAAGAAATGGGGCGGTCCGGGCGCTCGCGCTCGCTACCAGAAGTCCTACCGCTGAGGTGACCCAACCATGATGATACCCGTCCGGTGTTTCACGTGCGGCAACGTCGTCGCCGAACACTGGGAAGAGTTCAAAGCACGCGCCCGCGAGGGTGACGAAGACCCCGCCGAAGTTCTCGACGAACTCGGCGTCGAGCGGGCGTGCTGCCGACGGATGATGGTTTCGCACAAAGACCTCGTCGACGTGGTGGCTCCGTACCAATGATGCAACACTACAATCGGTACGAGAAGGCGCGCATCCTCGGCGCACGAGCGCTGCAGATCAGCTACGGTGCGCCGGTTCTCGTCGAATCGAAACAGACCGAACCGATCCTCATCGCGGCCGAGGAGTACGACGCCGGCGTGCTTCCGTTCACCGTCCGGCGGGAGGGTAAGTGATGACGCTCGTCACCGACGTTCGACTCCGCCGCGTGCTCGACTCGCGGGGCAACCCGACCGTCGAGGCCGACGTGCTCACCGAGTCCGGCGGCTTCGGCCGCGCGGCCGCCCCCAGCGGCGCGTCGACCGGGGAGTACGAGGCCATCGAACTGCCGCCGAGCGAGTCCATCGCGGCGGCGCGCGAACGCGCTATCCCGCGACTCATCGGCGAGGTGTACGCAGGTAACCAGCGCGAAGTCGACAACGCACTTCGCGCCGCCGACGGCACCGAGAACTTCTCGGAGATCGGTGCCAACAGCGCCGTCGCCATCTCGATGGCGGCCGCGAAAGCCGGCGCAGACGTACTCGGCGCGCCGCTGTACCAGCACCTCGGCGGCGCGTTCCGCGGCGAGGAGTTCCCGACGCCGCTCGGCAACGTCGTCGGCGGCGGCGAACACGCCGCCAAAGCGACCCACATCCAGGAGTTCCTCTCCGCGCCCGTCGGCGCACCGAGTATCGACGAAGCCGTCTTCGCCAACGCCGCGGTCCACGCCCGCGTCG contains the following coding sequences:
- a CDS encoding 30S ribosomal protein S9 — protein: MVTNTSGKKKTAVARATVREGEGRVRINSRPVELVDPEVARLKMLEPFRIAGDELRDDVDIDVRVNGGGFSGQADATRTAIARGLVQYFNDAELRDAYMEFDRSLLVNDVRQSESKKWGGPGARARYQKSYR
- a CDS encoding 50S ribosomal protein L18e; this encodes MSSKTNPRLTSLIAELKAVSRDSDAAVWRDVADRLEKPRRTHAEVNLGRIERYAQEDETVVVPGKVLGSGVLQKNVTVAAVDFSGTARKKIEQVGDVLTLEQVAEQNPEGSNVRVIR
- a CDS encoding DNA-directed RNA polymerase subunit K codes for the protein MMQHYNRYEKARILGARALQISYGAPVLVESKQTEPILIAAEEYDAGVLPFTVRREGK
- a CDS encoding 50S ribosomal protein L13, whose translation is MSYAEFEADVIVDARDCIMGRVASEVAQRALDGERVAVINAERAVITGSDEDVMGVYRKRSEVGSDRGPYYPKRPDRIFKRAIRGMLPYKTPRGREAFENVRVYLDNPYDEDGEVLDGTSLDRLSNIKFISLGEISEKLGANVTW
- a CDS encoding DNA-directed RNA polymerase subunit N, producing MMIPVRCFTCGNVVAEHWEEFKARAREGDEDPAEVLDELGVERACCRRMMVSHKDLVDVVAPYQ
- a CDS encoding DNA-directed RNA polymerase subunit D, whose protein sequence is MADEFEVEFIEREERSARFVVRGLTPAIANGIRRAMITDVPTLSIDTVRFVENSSVMFDEMIGLRLGLVPLTTPLDDFEVGDEVTLALDVEGPATAYSGDIETSDELVKPADENIPIIELKEGQRLEFEADAALDTGKSHAKHQGGVAVGYRHLQRVAVVGDAGEFDEAEPNILRGVIETEEGELVATDEFDNDLTNRYPGKEVEVTDVPGAFVFHVETDGSFSADELLLRAIDSIDRRAAELEDAVAV